Genomic DNA from Flavobacterium sp. N502540:
TCCGAAGCGGCATTTCCGTAATCGTATCCTCCCGTGTTACCTCCTCTTTTCTGATCTGCACTATTGGTATTGTCATTATTCAACGGAATACCGTCTACAATCCATAACGCCTGATTATTTCCAGTCAGGGAAGTAGTACCACGAATCACCACATTTGTTGAACCTCCGATATTATTATTACGTCTGATTTGTACACCGGCAATTTTACCCGAAATAGCGTTGGCTACGTTACCATTGTTTACTTTGGTCAGATCCTCTCCTTTAATTTCCTGAGTGGCGTACCCTAAAGATTTCTTTTCTCTTTTAAGCCCCAAAGCGGTAACCACAACCTCTCCAAGCTGCTCTGATGCAGGAGATAAAGCTACATTCGCCGTGTTACCCGTAACGGTTACCTCTACAGCCTTCATCCCGATATAATTAAAGATTAAAACAGCGTTTTGACTTGTCTTTATAGAATATTTACCGTCAAAATCAGTTTGGGCTCCTGTTTTTGTTCCTTTGATCAATACACTCGCACCCGGTAAAGGCAAGCCTGCATTATCTGAAACAATTCCCGATACAACCCGCTCCTGTGCGAGCGCAAATTGTGCTAGCAGTACAAAAAAAAGTACTACCGTTTTTCTTTGAAAAAACTTGAATTTCATAAAATGGTTTTATAATTAGTATTGGCAAATGTTTTGCTTTTTTGATAATTTTTATGATAATATATTATCGCAAAAACCTATTATATTACCCTTTTGTTACATATTTAATATTTTACATGTATTATCTTACCCTTTCAAATTTGCGCAACATACGTAATTATTTTCTTACTTTTTGTGTTTTTTTAATTGATTTTAGACCACAAAAAAAGGGAGAAGTCCTTTTTACAGAAATTCTCCCCTTTTTTATGCTTTTAAAACGATTTTATTTTGCTCCCGGAGGACATTTTTCTTCAATAAATTTTATAAAAGTATCAACTAAATGTTTTTGGGTTCCTTCGCCTTCATGAATACTGTGTGTACGATTTGGGTAGATCATTAAATTAAAAACTTTGTCGTATTTTATCAGTTCATCAATCAAAACTTCAGCATTTTTATAGTGCACATTATCGTCGCCGGTTCCGTGAATGTAAAGCAGATTTCCTTTTAAGTTCTTTGCGTGTGTTACAGGTGAAGCCTGAATGTAGGCGGCTTCATTCTCGTCCGGCAATCCCATATAACGTTCGGTGTAAATATTATCGTAGAAATGCTGATCGGTAACTGCTGCGATCGCTACACCGGTTTTGTATATTTCCGGATACTGAAACATCAGATTTAAAGTTACAGCTCCCCCTCCGCTCCATCCGTGTATGGCCACTCTGTTTGCATCAATAAAGTTCCATTTCAGCACTTCTTTAGCAGCCATTGCCTGATCACGGGTATTGACAATTCCAATATTTTTATAAATTGATTTTCTCCATTTTCTTCCTTTCAAAACCGGAGTTCCTCTGTTATCCATTGCAATCCCAATGTATCCTTTCGGAATTAACTGTTCAATAAATCCATTAAAATAAGGCATGTCATTCGCTACCGAAGCCATTGGCTCTCCGTAAACGTAAAAGAATACCGGGTATTTTTTTGTCGGATCAAAATCAAGAGGTTTTGCCATGATTCCATCGATTTCAACTCCGTCGACAGTGGTGACTTTAAATTTCTCTAATGAAAAGTCACGTGTTGGTTTTACAAAAACATCAGCCTCTTTTGGCAATATTTTTTTATGATCGGAAAGTGAAACTAAGCCAACATTAAAATCGCGATTAATATTAGAATTGATGTGTTTGGCATATGATCCGTCTGTTGAAAACTCATATTCATTGGTCCCTTCAAATACTTCCGGAGTTATTCTTTTGGTTTTAAGCGAATTAATATTCGTCTCATACAGATAACGCTGTGTAGCATCTTTCGGACTTGCGATATAATAAATTGATTTTGTCTTGTCATTATAAGCTTTAAAATAAGCATCGAAATTTCCGGTTGTGATCAGTTCTTTCTTTTTCCCGTCACGGCTGATTTTATAGACATGCATCCAGCCATCGGCATCCGAACTCCATAAAAAAGATTTACCATTGTCTACAAACTGACAAGGAAAACCATCGTACACACCAGAGGAGATATCAAAAACATCAATCCATTCTGCCGACTTTTCCTGATAAATTAAAGTTGCCTTTCCGGATTGCGCATTACAATTATAGATCGAAACCTGATTTTGATTTCGATTTAATTGTACGGCCATTACCTCATCTTTTGCTACCCACTCCATACGAACCAAATAATTATTATCAGGCTCTCCCGGAATAGCAAGCCAGTTGGTTTTTAAAGAAGCAACATCAATAACTCCAATTTTTACAGCAGAAGGTTTTTCTCCAGCTTTAGGATATTCTACCGGAACTACAAATGGGTATAAAGCAGCTGTATTGTTAATCATTAAGTGAAACTTTGTCTCCGAAGCATCTACACGCCAAAAAGCAATACTTTTACCATCGGGACTCCAGCGGAATCCGTCACGCGCAGCCAATTCTTCTTCGTAAACCCAGTCAAAAGTTCCATTGATTACCTTATCAGTTCCATCTGTCGTTAAAGCGGTAATCTTTCCTGATGCCAGATTTTCAAGGTAAATATTGTGCTTTGAAACGTAAGCTACATTTTCGTTATCCGCAGAAAATTTGGCAAACATTAAGGAAGACTCTTCTAAGCCGGCTCCTAATTTTCTTCCTTTTCCGGTCGTTAAGTCAAAAAACCAATAGTCGCCTCTGGTATTGGCTCTCCACACTTTTTTTGAATTGGTGTAAACGAGAACTTTAGTTTTATTCTGGTTCCAGACTAATTCTTCCACTTCCCCGTTAAAACCT
This window encodes:
- a CDS encoding S9 family peptidase; this encodes MIKKYFLLLLFVCSSILAQKDININELKWLPNSHSFWVNSGKDILVYDVDKLNQSTTVLTQQQLAAAGFNGEVEELVWNQNKTKVLVYTNSKKVWRANTRGDYWFFDLTTGKGRKLGAGLEESSLMFAKFSADNENVAYVSKHNIYLENLASGKITALTTDGTDKVINGTFDWVYEEELAARDGFRWSPDGKSIAFWRVDASETKFHLMINNTAALYPFVVPVEYPKAGEKPSAVKIGVIDVASLKTNWLAIPGEPDNNYLVRMEWVAKDEVMAVQLNRNQNQVSIYNCNAQSGKATLIYQEKSAEWIDVFDISSGVYDGFPCQFVDNGKSFLWSSDADGWMHVYKISRDGKKKELITTGNFDAYFKAYNDKTKSIYYIASPKDATQRYLYETNINSLKTKRITPEVFEGTNEYEFSTDGSYAKHINSNINRDFNVGLVSLSDHKKILPKEADVFVKPTRDFSLEKFKVTTVDGVEIDGIMAKPLDFDPTKKYPVFFYVYGEPMASVANDMPYFNGFIEQLIPKGYIGIAMDNRGTPVLKGRKWRKSIYKNIGIVNTRDQAMAAKEVLKWNFIDANRVAIHGWSGGGAVTLNLMFQYPEIYKTGVAIAAVTDQHFYDNIYTERYMGLPDENEAAYIQASPVTHAKNLKGNLLYIHGTGDDNVHYKNAEVLIDELIKYDKVFNLMIYPNRTHSIHEGEGTQKHLVDTFIKFIEEKCPPGAK